The following DNA comes from candidate division WOR-3 bacterium.
TCCCTACTGGCTCTGATCGAGATACAACAGGCTTGTTGGGTGAAGTGGTTAAGTATCCGATCTTCAATGAAACATACACAAATCCAGGTGGTCTGTACAGGTATTTTTCGAGTGATGCCGTTGATTTTGGTGGTGTCGGTCTGTTCACGGCAAAAGCGGGTAATTTTCAATTCGATCTGAATCTGGGATATGTTTTCCGCAATGCAGAGGGCGGTGGCATGAGAGATAATGCAAGTATCTATAACGCCGCCATAAGTCTACATACACCAGGTATCATTCCATTCATCGAACTCAGCGGGATCGATTACAGCGGTAAAGACCAGTTCTTTACCTTCTTCGATGATTCGCTGTTCGGGCCTAATCAGGTCTATATAACACCCGGCGTGAGCTTCCGTCCGAGCAAGAACTTCCATATCAATTTCGCGGTTGATTTCCGTGCCTGGGAAGGCGAGAATGAACGCGATTTTCCAATGGCTCAGACAGATAGCTTCAACATTACAACCGGATGGGGTGTGGCACCGCCATGGGCGGCGATTTTCGGCTTTTCCTATACTGCTGATTTCATGCCCGAACCGGTCTTTGGAGATATTGCCGGCAAGGTCCTTGAAGATGAGACTGGTGCAAACTTGATTGCGAATATAGGTCTTTACGAGGAAGGTGCGTTATTCAAATCGATGGATAGCGATGTTGATGGTCAGTTCAACTTCATGAACCTCAACCCCGGTACCTACCAGCTGAAAGCGGCCGCTCCCGATCATAAACCGTATGAAGTCGCGGTGCTTGTCAAAGCTGGTGAAGTTACACCCGTTACAATTGCACTGAAATCGATACCCAAGGTGGGTAATCTGATCGTCAATATCATTGATATTGAGAGCAAGGAGCCGGTTGCCGCTAATGTGACAATTGGTGATATGCCGGCTGAGATGGTTACCGGGAGAATTGAAAAGGCATTGGGTCCTGGTGCTTACAAGATCAGTATTCTCGCAGAGGATAAGAACTATCTACCGTACGAAAGGACCGTCGAAATAGTGGCCGCAAAGACGCTGGAAATCGAAGCCGCACTGGTCAAGAAGGAATTCAAGATCGTTCTCCCTGAGGTCTATTTTGAATTTGCCAAATCCGACATAAAACCCGAATCCTATCCAGTACTCGATGGCGCCGCGAAGACGATAAAGACGATCTTTGAAGGAACCCCAGATGCTAAGATCGAAGTCCAGGGTCATACAGACAGCAAGGGCAGCGATGCCTATAATCTGAAGCTGTCGAACGACCGAGCTGGTTCGGTAAAGCAGTATCTGATCCTCAACCATAATATCAACGCGGATCGTCTCGTTGCCCGCGGTTACGGCGAATCAAAGCCAGTTGCGTCTAACGATAATCCTGAAGGCAGGGCTAAGAATCGTCGTGTTGAATTTGTGATCATGAAGTAACTCTTCGCCTACAAAAAAAGGGGTGCTTTAAGCACCCCTTTTTTATTACT
Coding sequences within:
- a CDS encoding OmpA family protein, whose amino-acid sequence is MHMKKYVLILTIASLAFAMPNYEGTMGLFRTISADNGSAGTFGFGFYLRGFKEDRTATSPNDGLLPGLVGMDATYGGGDFGFSIGYAPTDWFSFNIASVYYAEGIDYKDTDTNRASVGFGDTKVGLKFNFGKETIKYGLYGFVSIPTGSDRDTTGLLGEVVKYPIFNETYTNPGGLYRYFSSDAVDFGGVGLFTAKAGNFQFDLNLGYVFRNAEGGGMRDNASIYNAAISLHTPGIIPFIELSGIDYSGKDQFFTFFDDSLFGPNQVYITPGVSFRPSKNFHINFAVDFRAWEGENERDFPMAQTDSFNITTGWGVAPPWAAIFGFSYTADFMPEPVFGDIAGKVLEDETGANLIANIGLYEEGALFKSMDSDVDGQFNFMNLNPGTYQLKAAAPDHKPYEVAVLVKAGEVTPVTIALKSIPKVGNLIVNIIDIESKEPVAANVTIGDMPAEMVTGRIEKALGPGAYKISILAEDKNYLPYERTVEIVAAKTLEIEAALVKKEFKIVLPEVYFEFAKSDIKPESYPVLDGAAKTIKTIFEGTPDAKIEVQGHTDSKGSDAYNLKLSNDRAGSVKQYLILNHNINADRLVARGYGESKPVASNDNPEGRAKNRRVEFVIMK